A genomic stretch from Penicillium digitatum chromosome 4, complete sequence includes:
- a CDS encoding Ubiquitin Carboxy-terminal hydrolase L3 — protein MIPKKITRREVHYVQQTVKAPLNPYLILKTCEQHNHKQESPSPHTMAHVDVPATQKAFVPLENNPEVMSHLVHQLGLAPTFGFTDVFSIDEPDLLAFVPRPSQALLLVFPVSQTYEASREIEDASKPTYTGSGPSEPVMWFKQTIRNACGLIGLLHAVSNGEARKHVVAGSNLDTLLREAEGLEPIQRADLLYDSKALESAHADAAKLGDTAAPAAEDNVDLHFVAFVRGVDGTLWELDGRRKGPLARGVLEDGEDALSEAALELGVRRFLKMEAQGGNPDLRFSLVSLGPLFD, from the exons ATG ATCCCCAAAAAAATTACAAGGAGAGAAGTCCACTATGTCCAACAAACTGTCAAAGCTCCATTAAA CCCTTACCTTATCCTAAAGACATGCGAACAACACAATCATAAACAAGAATCACCAAGCCCGCATACAATGGCACACGTCGATGTTCCAGCGACGCAAAAGGCCTTCGTGCCATTAG AAAATAACCCAGAAGTCATGTCACACCTAGTACACCAACTCGGCCTCGCCCCAACATTTGGCTTCACCGATGTATTCTCCATCGACGAACCCGATCTCCTTGCCTTTGTCCCCCGCCCCTCCCAAGCCCTCCTCCTCGTCTTCCCCGTCTCACAAACCTACGAAGCCTCGCGCGAAATCGAAGACGCCTCTAAACCAACCTACACGGGCTCCGGGCCCTCGGAGCCTGTAATGTGGTTCAAGCAAACTATACGGAACGCATGCGGGCTGATCGGGCTGCTGCATGCAGTTTCAAACGGCGAGGCCCGGAAACATGTCGTCGCCGGCTCGAATTTGGATACGTTGCTTCGCGAAGCGGAAGGACTAGAGCCGATCCAACGGGCGGATCTGCTTTACGATAGTAAGGCGCTGGAGAGTGCGCATGCTGATGCGGCGAAGCTGGGGGATACGGCTGCGCCGGCGGCGGAAGATAATGTCGATTTGCATTTCGTTGCTTTTGTTCGGGGGGTTGATGGGACCCTTTGGGAGTTGGATGGGAGAAGGAAGGGGCCTTTGGCTAGAGGTGTTTTGGAGGACGGGGAGGATGCGCTTAGTGAGGCTGCGTTGGAGTTGGGGGTGAGGAGGTTTTTGAAGATGGAGGCGCAGGGAGGGAATCCGGATTTGAGGTTTAGTTTGGTGAGTTTGGGGCCGTTGTTTGATTAG